In Sulfurisphaera javensis, a single genomic region encodes these proteins:
- the albA gene encoding DNA-binding protein Alba: protein MSSTATPTPSNVVLVGKKPVMNYVLAALTLLNQGVSEIIIKARGRAISKAVDTVEIVRNRFLPDKIEVKEIRIGSQVVTSQDGRQSRVSTIEIAIRKKA, encoded by the coding sequence ATGAGCAGCACTGCAACCCCAACTCCAAGCAATGTAGTATTAGTAGGTAAAAAGCCAGTAATGAATTACGTATTAGCAGCTTTAACACTATTAAACCAAGGTGTTAGCGAAATAATAATAAAAGCAAGAGGAAGAGCAATAAGCAAAGCTGTTGATACTGTAGAAATAGTAAGAAACAGATTCCTACCAGACAAAATAGAAGTTAAAGAAATAAGGATTGGTAGCCAAGTAGTAACAAGCCAAGACGGTAGACAGTCTAGAGTATCAACAATAGAGATAGCAATTAGGAAGAAAGCATAA